A region of the Primulina eburnea isolate SZY01 chromosome 7, ASM2296580v1, whole genome shotgun sequence genome:
GAGGAGAGGGAACAGAAGAGAGGCTATACAGGGCACTTTTCTCACCACGTGCCTCTGAAAGTTGCTCGGGAGAGGGAAGTGCAGGAGTGCAGCAGAGATTTGGCCCCGGATCATAAGTTATCCCGGCCAGAAAAGAGTGGATTTTGCTCTTTTCACAAAGTGTGCCACCATAACACTGAAAACTACAAGGCACTGAAGGGGAATTATGTCTCACCTTCCATCCCGGGACCCAGTAACAATAGCCAGAGGCCGAGAATGCCACCTTGGACATCTCGGCCACCAGGATCCGGCGCCCGAGGAGGAAGTGTGAGGAATGTCCCGAGGATTGAACCCAATAGAAGAAGGGAGCCTGAGCCCGAGAGAAAGAAGAACTCGCCCCCTGCTACGGGGTTGATCAAAATGATATCCGGAGGCTCCACTGATGGAGACTCCAATCGGGCGAGGAAGTCGAGAAGTAGGAGGGAGTGTTTGGAGGTGGAGGGAGCAAGAAGGAATGAGGCGGTCATCAGCTTTGGCCAGGAAGATTTGAGAGGGGTGAATCTGCCCCACAACGATGCCATGGTGATCCAAGCCCGAGTGGCAAATTATGATATTCTCGGTCTCCGTGGACTCGGGCAGTTCtttaaatgtaatttttaaggatGTCTTTTTGCAGATGGATTTGCAGGGCTATCATTTGGAGGCTGTGGAAACGGTCCTCTTTGGTTTTGCTGGTCATATGGTATACCCAGAAGGGGAGATCGTTTTGCCATTAACTCTGGGCTCCCAGGATTTTATTAAAACGGTGATGACCTCATTCACCGTGGTGGACTCCCCATCATCGTACAATATCATTCTAGGGAGGCTGGCTATGAATGAACTAAGAGCCGTGGCGTCCACCTACCACCAGAAAATAAAGTTTCCCATGGGAGCCCGGGTTGGAGAAGTCCGGGGAGATCAGCCATCTTCTCGGAAGTGCTACGTGGAGGCGGTCAGGGCAGATCAGAGCAAAACCAGGAGGGAGGAGAAGAAGGCAAGGGTGGACGGGGAAGGAGAGAGAATGATGGGGAGAGGAGAGGTGCATTTTGTGGCAGAAGAAGAGCAAGAAGTAATAGAAGTCGGACCAGGCCAGCAAATCCGGGTGGCCCGAGATCTCAGTATATCCACCCGGGTTAGTCTGATTAACTATTTGAAAACTAATATTCGTGTGTTTGCCTGGTCCCAACAGGAGTTGACAGGGATTTCTCCCTTGATAGCGGAGCACCAATTGAACATCCTCCCGGGATCTCGCCCTGTAAAGAAAAAAAAGAGGCACTTTGGCCCTGAAAAGGACAAAGTGATTGATGCGCAAATTAAGGAGCTTCTGAAAGCTGGCCACATTCGGGAAGTTCAATTCCCTACATGGCTTTCGAATGTGGTTTTGGTGCCCAAATCTACCGGGAAGTGGTGCATGTGTGTAGACTTCCGCGATCTCAACAAGGCCTGTCCCAAGGATCATTATAGTCTGCCCTGCATTGATCAATTGGTGGATTCCACATTAGGCTTCGAGTTGTTAAGCTTCATGGACGCGTACCAGGGGTATCATCAAATTCCCCTGGCCAAGAGTGATCCAGATAAAGCCAGCTTCATTACctcgggaggtacattttgttatgtTGGAATGCCTTTCGGGTTGAAGAATGCAGGGGCAACTTACCAGCGTCTAATGAACAAAGTCTTCGAGAAGCAATTGGGGTGGAATGTGGAagtctatgtggatgatattctgTCTAAATCCCGGGAGGGTGCCAGCTTTATTAATGAACTAGAAGAAATTTTGCCACTCTCATGCATTATGGAATCAAGCTTAATCCTGCCAAGTGTATTTTTGGCGTGAAGAGTGGCAAATTCTTGGGGTTCATTGTGACAGACCGGGGGATCGAGGTGAATCAAGAGAAAGTCAAAACTGTGCTGAGCATGCCATCTCCCCGATCTGTCAAAGAGGTACAAAAGCTAACCGGGAGAATTGCTTCCCTTTCCAGATTTATTTCCCGATCAGCACACCGgagttatcctttctttcaagtCTTAAGGAAGGCCCAGCAATTCGAATGGGATGAGAAATGTGAATAGGCTTTTTTGGACTTGAAAATTCATCTTGCAGGGCTCCCTGTGTTGGTGAAACCGGAACCCGGAGAAAAATTATATGTCTACCTGTCTACTACAGAGTATGATGTCGGCTCAATTCTTAAAAAAGAGGAAGGAACCGATCAAAAACCTGTCTATTATGTAAGTCATGCTCTGAGGGGGCATGAGCTCCGGTATAGCGAAGTAGAGAAAATTGCTTTGGCCCTGGTCATGACCGCCCGGAAGCTAAGACCTTACTTTCTGTCACATCAAGTTATTGTTCTTACCAATAGTCCTCTGGGTAGGATCATGACTCACTCTGAAATATCCGGGCGAATGATAAAATGGACAGTAGAGTTGGGAGAATATGACATCGAGTACAAGCCCTGAGTGGCCATTAAAGCGCATGCTTTGTCAGATTTCTTATCTGAAATGATCCAGCCCAGCGAGGAGGAGGTATGGAGAGTGTCGGTTGATGGGGCATCTAGCCTGGTGGGGTACGGAGTAGGGGTGGTGTTGGTGTCTCCCCTGGGAGAAAAGATCAAATTAGCATTAAGAATTGATTCCCGGATAACCAAAAATGAAGCTGAGTATGAGGCTGTTCTTGCAGGTATTCGAGCTGCCCGGGAAGTTGGAGCTTCCCGAATTATTCTATATTCTGATTCACAGCTCATCACTCAACAAATAAAGGGCATTTATGAGGCTAAGGATGACAAAATGCTTAAATATTTACAGCTCATTCGAGCCCAAGTAGAAAGCTTCATAGATTGGAGTATTGAACAAATACCCCGGGAGGAAAACAGTGAGGCAAACGCTTTGGCTAAAAAGACTGCTTCTTTATCAGAAGTTAATACCTGGGAAGTGTTGCATATTACTCGGTTGGTCCTCTCTACGGAGGAAGAAGCATCACCCATGCCTGAAGACTCATGGATGACACCATTGATCGAGTACATTACAAACCATGAGCTCCCCGAGGATAAAGCCCGAGCTCAGAAGATCAAGAGACAAGCTCCCAGGTTTGTTCTCTTAAATAAAAGTTTGTACAGGAGATCATTCCAAGGACCGCTTCTGAAGTGTTTAACTGAGAAAAAGGTGGATTATGTTCTCCGAGAGATTCATGAGGGGTGTTGTGCCGAGCACCTCGGAGGAATGTCTTTAGCTCAAAATACAATGCTTGCTGGATTTTGGTGGCCAACCTTAAAACGAGATTCTGCTCGGTTGGTCCAGAGTTGTGAGGGCTGTCAGCATCATTCAAATTTCAGCCACAGCCCGGCCACTCTCATGAAGCCTATCTGGGCTTCCTGCCCTTTTGATAAATGGGGCATGGATATTGTGGATCCTTTTCCAGTTGCCCGGGCTCAGAAAAAATTCTTACTAGTAGCTGTTGACTACTTTTCTAAATGGGTTGAAGCTGAGCCTTTAGCAAAAATCAACGAGCAGGAAGTATTGAAATTCTTGTAGAAAAGCATTGTGTGCCGGTTCGGTGCAAAGGAATTACATCATGGTGCCAGGAAATGAAAATCACTCAATCTTTTACCTCTGTTGCATATCCTCAAGCCAATGgtcaaacagaagttgtcaatagaatcatTGTGCAAGCATTAAAAGCAAGACTTCAAGGTAAAAGAAAAGATTGGGTGGAGGAGTTACCTAGTGTTCTATGGGCTTACAGAACTACTCCCCGGGCACCTACTCAAGAAACTCCCTTCAGCTTAGTATATGGTTCTGAAGCAGTCCTCCCAGTCGAAATCGGGAAAGTTTCCTcccgggtagaatcttacccaAATCAGAATGATCAAAGTCGGGCCATGGAGTTGGATCTGGTAGAAGAAAAGAGAGACCGAGTGACTATTCGGATGGAAGTATACAAGAACAGGGTTATGAAATCTTATAACCGAAGGGTCCGGATCCGAGACTTCCAAGTAGGAGATTTGGTTATGAAGAAAGTTAACCCTGTTGGGGATGTAGGAAAATTAGAAGCTCGGTGGGAAGGACCCTATAAAATTACCCGGAGAGTTAGCTCGGGATCCTTTTACTTAGAAGATGCTCAAGGACGTTCTCTCAAAAGGCTTTGgaatgtatttaaattaaagcAGTATTATTCatgaaataaaagatctgtttTTTCTCGAAGAAGAAGTGTTATATTATCTCTCGTATCTTAAACTTGGGAAAACCatttcttaaaagcccagggcactacaccctggctcgaggctccgtacctcgaccattcacaagtcccgggacatgctccacggcccaaggctccgcaccttggttcttaaaaagcccaggacactacaccctggctcggggctccgtacctcgaccattcacaagtcccgggacatgctccacGGCCCAAGGTTTCTCACCTAGTTTCTCAAAAAGCCCAGggaactacaccctggctcgaggctccgtacctcgaccattcacaagttccgggacatgctcctcggcccaaggctccgcaccttggttcttaaaaagtccagggcactacaccctggctcggggctccgtacctcgaccattcacaagtcccgggacatgctcaccggcccaaggctccgcaccttggttctcaaaaagcccagggcactacaccctggctcggggctccgtacctcgaccattcacaagtcccgggacatgctccccggcccaaggctccgtaccttggttcttaaaaagcccagggcactacaccctgactcggggctccgtacctcgaccatttacaagtcccgggacatgctccccggcccaaagctccgtaccttggttcttaaaaagcctagggcactacaccctggctcggggctctgTACCTCTACCATTCACAAGTccagggacatgctccccggcccaaagCTCcacaccttggttcttaaaaagccCCGACCCAAGGCACTACACCTTGGCTTAAGTTTAAGTCTTTACACCACAAgtaattgttgaagaataagtTTCTTTATTCGTATGGATCAGAATCCCGGGTATTGGTTCGGAGTTACCGGCTATTCAACACTTAGAAAAATTTACGAGTTACCAGGTTGTGAAATATCTGTTAATACGTTCATAACCAACGATGGAAGAAATGACAATTTCATTCAGAAGAGCCCGGAGGCTGGGaaatacacaaaaaaaaaataaaaatacaaccCTATTCTAAGATGGTAGGCCGCTCGCCGGTCTCCTCACCGGTTTCCTCCGTCTCCTTGTTTGCCTCATCATCCTTGGGAAGGGAGTCGATAGCTTTGTCAATATCTGGGAAGCCTTCCTTGTCCGTCGGGATTAAGCCCTCTTTCTCAAACTGCTCCCGACACTTCTCAAAGCCGACTTTGAAGTAGTTATACGACCTGTCTTCAACAGCCACTTGGAATTCCGCGGATTGAAGGAAGACAGTCCGCCATTCCTCTTGAGCAATCTGGAAGAGCTTGAGCTTATCCTCAGCGGCCACAACTCGGTGTTGCTGTAGGGTGGTTTCCTCCTCAAGATAGCGGACCCGGGACTCCAGGAACGCCATTTGCTTCTGAGAGGCCTCCTCCCGGGCCAAACTTTCGTCCCGAGCGTATTGAGTTGAGACCAATTGTTGATTTTCCATTTCCAAGGAAGCTAGGAGACAAGTGGTTTTCTCCTCATGCAGCTTTTCGGCCCGGGCAATCTCTTCTCGAAGATGATCGTGAGTTTCTTGAGCAGCCCGGGTTTGCTTACCTTTCTTGGTAGCCACTGCGGCCACCTCCTTAAATGCCGAGACTAGCATTTGAGCGGTCTGAGTAATAGCAGAGTCAGaataatgtatatatatatacaagagaTAGGGAGGAAAAGAGACTTACAGAGAAGAGCCGGATCGATCCCTCAAGAAACCTACCACCGGCAGGGATACTTTTCAAAAAAATCGCCTCAGCAGGGCTAAGCATCTGCTTAAAGCTCTTAGCAGCACTAGCAGTAGCTCCCTCGAAAAACACATTAGCCCGAGAAGGGTGATTGGTGGGGAGAGGCTCCGAATCAGGTTCTTCATTGGATTGTTGGAGGGGGGGAGGAGATCAGGCAGATCGGGAAGTACCTTGTCCACCCTCTGAGAAGTTTTCAGGAATAACCAACTTAGGGGTTGCAACAACTTTTCGTTTCCTCTGGCTGAGAGGAACTAGGTTTTCAGTCTCCTCCGAGTCACTCGCTACCCGAGAAATGTTATCCCGAGGAGGATCCTCTTGGGCAACTTCAACTCTCCGAGCCGCCTCCTCTGCAGCCCGTCTCTGTTCTGTTTCTGCAACTGCTCGGCGAGTTGCCAGTTCTTTTTCTCGGGCTGCCTTCTCAGCTGCCCGTATTTTAGCAAAAGCTGCCTGCATCTCGGAGTTATCTACATAAAGGAGTGACAGGGTCATGATAAATTAAAGAAACAAGACAAAGAAATAAGGAAACCAAGAAGAAAAAGTATGTACCGGGTTGAGAGCCCGAGCCAGCTACCTCATCAATTATCCGATCCACGGGGTCCTCAGCCCGGGAACTCAACCCGTAGGCTATTAAGTTCTCTTCTGAGATAAGGATGGAAGAGGAGTACTTGTGTCCCTCCACGATGGTTTGGCTCATGAGGAAAGGCTCCTCCAATTTGTAGGATTTGGGAAGGGAAGGGAGAAACCCGGTTAGACAGGGTAGAGGACCTGGGAGTCGGACATAAAAAATATTTCCTTTCCACCCCTTTTGAGAGGAAGAGATGTCATCAAGGAATCGGGCGTTTAGCCGGGATTTCAGGGAAAATGCATTATCCCCGAACTGGCAAGAAAAGTAAATGAAGAATGAGAGGGGTGATGAAAAGATTATTCATTTTAAAGAGGACATAGGCCGAGGCCATAATCCTGAAAGAATTGGGATGAAGTTGATTGACAGGTACACCAAAAAACTtggcaacatcgatataaaagGGGTGAATGGGAAATCGAAGACCATTCCTAATCTGATCCCGAAAGAAAGTTGTGTACCCGGGAGGAGGGTCATTGGCCCTATCAGAAGGCCCGGGTATCAAGATAGGAATAGAAGAAGGAATATTGCCCAACGCTGGGAGTTCCTTATCTGCCACCGAGCGCAAGGCGCTGCGCATAGAGGAGAACCAGGGAGTTCCCGGGATCTCGATTGCCCGATGACTCGGGACCTGGGCTTTACACTTTACCTTGCTCTTGGCAAGAGCTCGGGCCCGGGAGGGGCCAGAAGAAGGAGGTTTAGTTTGGAAGGCCACTGGTTTCCTAGAGGGTTGGGTGATAGAGGTGAGGGGGGACAGAGGAGAGTCAGATCGCAGCGCGGCTGACTCGTCGCTAGGCGAGCCTCGCGCATTGGCTCCTGATGTAGAAGAAGTTGAATCAgacatttttgtaaaaaaaggaaagaaagaGACTTACAAGTAAACGATAGACAAGCGGTGGGGAGATCGCCGGAAGGGGATGAATCGACGCACTGGAGATTGAGAGGAAGTTTTGCAAGGGCTTCGCCGAAAAGCAGAATTTGGAAGTGATTTTTGCGAAATAGGTTGGTTAATACTTATAAAGGGAGGGAGTTGATCCCCACCGTTAATTTGGATCAAATCGGATGGTTAAGATGAGCCTTGGAAATTGTGCGGGTCTACGAAAGGACACACGCAATTATTAAAGTGTCAGACTTATCGGCTCCTCGGAATGCGAAACTTTCCTGACCGTTGGAATGAAAGGGCACACGTCATTACAACATCTTATTTAAAAcccgggaggtttgaggccccgTTATCTCGCTTAAAAcccgggaggtttgaggccctGGTATCTCGCTTAAAGCCTGGGAGACACGAGGCCCTTGCACTTCATTTTAATTAGTTCAGAATACTTTAGATCCTGGCATTGCAATTTCATTTACCGATGATTATATATTATTCAATTTACATTGATTCATTTGCAGAAGAATAAGGAAGCAAAGTACTCCAATAGAAGTTTTTATTAAAGGAAATATCGGCGAACTGTTATCTTATCCATTATTGAAGATACAGAAGCTTGCCACTCAGTTATCCAGCCATTCAATTCATGAATCCGGAGATTGATGAAGGACTCAGCAGTTAAGACCTTGTTCAACTGATGTCATTCTTTCCAAAACATCATGTGTAACAGAACCTAATCGGTAGCTAGATTTGTAACTCGATCTACTACAAACTCTCGGGTATACTTCCTTGCTCTTGCTCTTTGTGCTCGAGTAGGAGCCAAACCATTCCGGTAGGTGTCATTCAGGTCTTGAACCTTATACCAGGTGGACATGACCTTCACCCAGATGAACTCTTCGATCGTCTTCTTTAGTTCCTCCAGATGAGGACGCATTTCGCTGGTTACTAGGACGTGTGTGCTGCTGCAAGCAGTGGAATCACTTGAAGACATCTTGAAACTGATACTCACAGTTTGGTTCTGTCCCCTAATTTATAAACGAGTGACACTTAATGTGGGAGGAAGGTGGAAGGTCACGAAGCATGTGAAACGTTTTACCATTTATTCAGGAGAGGAGTTAATCACAAAAGGACGATCAGGATGCACCTCGTAAATTGTACCAGGTAGACGAAAGGACGTGCACGGTTATCAAACCGTCAATATTATCCATCTCGAAATTTGAAACGTTTTTCGGCGGGAATTTAATGCGGATTCGTGCATCATTATGACACCACATCATATCCCGGGAGGTTTTGAAGCCCCGATATCTTATTTTGTGTCCCGGGAGGTTTTGAAGCCCCGGTATCTTATTTTGTAGCCCGGGAGGTTTTGAAGCCCCGGTATCTTATTTTGTAGCCCGGGAGGTTCGAGGTCCCGGCACCTTATCATTGCcttgatattttaatttagggTGATATTAGGTCTTGGCATTTCAGTTTATTATTTAtcagaaaataaaaacaaaggtAAACGAAAGAAGCATTTTATTCATTAAAAGAAGTGTGCAGAAATTACATCGAGATGTTTCGCCTCAACGATAGCCTTCCATTTGTTTAACCAACCAATTAAAACTCCGGTGGAAGTCTTGGAAAAGCTGTCAGAATCTGCTATGTCCTGCAGGACCTTCATCTCCTTTTGAAGCATCAATGCGTAGACCCCTTTGTGAGTAAAGATGTCCACATAATCTGCAACGTGAAGACGCCGGCGGTATTTTTGCATAAGGGCCACGTTCTCAGGAGTGGGAATTCCCTCTACATACTGAGAAGATTCAAGCTCGTACAGCCTTTCCCAGAATCGAAGTACTTTGTGGAAAACTTCATCCTCCAATTCAGTCTTCTGTTTCTCCAAAGCTGTGTGCATGAACTATGCTGACATGTCGGGAGCCTTCGAATTACTTGAACCTGCcattatatttctcaaattatAATTTGCTAGTATGGTGGTGAGATATGTAACCTATTATATATAGGAGAAGGGAGTCAATCGCAGCCATTTGTCTAAATAGCACATGAACGATTAGGATAAACTTTGGAAGTTGTGTTGGGCAGATGAAAAGATGTGCGCAGATATCGAGGAGGCAGATTCATTATTACCTCGGAATACGAATAAATGTTCGGCAGTACCAATACTCATGCATGAGTCGTAATAACATTTCTTGGACTTCCCGAGAGTGCTGGACAAACAAATGTGactaatcgggacagcgagacaagctctagcccgactattttagggatgggtggtgatacccccaTTAGAATTCGGGTCAACATTAACCCGGTTATTACTTAGATAGCTGGGGTCATGACCCCTATGCATTATAGGTTTCCTGAAGACCCGAGCAAGCCTTCTCTTCCCGAGCATTTTGGCTTTACCCGAGCTCTCTGCCAAACAACCCGGGCCCTCACGGAATCATCCGAGCGCTTCTCAACTTCCCGGGCAGAGTTCCCGGAAACATTACCACTTGGGCAACCTCGAGAACTGTACCGCCTCGAGAAACGAACCACACTCGAGTGTAATGGACACAGGCAGTCCAATATGTCGGAACAACTTGGGTTTGGAGTGTCCGAGAAGACATCAGAAGCTAGTATGGTAAACCGAATTAATAGATGGCACGAAAGTCGAGATAACTACCCGTTCTTccactataaatagcaggtattaatCTCATTTAATGATCttgaaatctttgaactctaagcattatacatattttctctaaaatattgcttgtgttcatcttcaacctgctgactttagcatcggagtggctacgTCGGACACCTCTCCGGCGCCCATCCACGAGTTACTTTTTTGTTTGCAGGTGTTAATCTCAGCCATTACCTTCACTCAAAATTCCCAAATATTATAAATTGTTGGTTCGGTCCGTTGGAGCTCCTTACCCGGCTCACCCATTTCAACGAGATCGCATCATCATATCTGCAATACGTAACAACCAATTAAGCCGGTAATCAAATTAAAGCGGGAGCGAGAAGCAACAAACAGCTTAACTACATAAAACTGCACAGAGCGACAGGCCACTCACCGGAAGACTGGAGAAAATCTCGCTAAATCTAACACCACATTAGAATATGTTATGCATTGGGATTTTCTGTCAACCGGGGCACCAGTCACCGGGAAAGAAACTAAAAAACGCTACAACCCCGCAAAAATTCCATTACTATATAATATGGACAAAACTTCTGCTACGCTCAAAAATCACAAAAAGACAAAAAATATGACCGTGTCATGAAATTCAAGTATGTACGtgttggatcccggttttctacacgcccaaacgcagcggaagttttaaaaaattttagatcttgacattcaagatattgtttgggcgctcgtatgattttatcataacatacataggatgttagaatcgttatacctttggtgattaAATCACTTGTCACCAACTGATCAGATATGACGGATCTAGCTCTTGATTAATCCCTACGGTCTTTAATTTCTTCAAAAGACTCCTTTCttttcttctaatcaggtccacgactagattgtttgatcctcttccaaattgcactagaaatattggaagatattttgCGTAGGAGAAAAACATTTGAGAAGATGAGGCAAAATTCCctttgaaaattcaaaggagGTGGCCGTATATTTCTTGGAGGATGGAGGCTGAACTTTTTAAATTATGGTGTAGGTTGTTAGGGTTATGGATTGCATACATCTATATATAATTGAGCCATAACCGAATAAATCATAATTAACTTTAatgagcttgattaattaattgggctagtccaactagtttaattaattaatcaaagtccattaagaactttaattatttagtatgttggatttgtactcctacaagcccattaaacatacttcccaccaaatttaatttaatatttaatcaaCTCAATTTTTgatcttaattaattaaattcattataaattcaacatttgaatttattatttaaattataaattccactccttgaatttatatcacctccaaaatttaatatctaataaaccttatatcacctccaaaatttaatatctaataaacccaacatttgagtttaataaattaaattctcaaattttataaattcaactccttgaatttattctctcaaaatttataaaatcataaattcaacttcttgaatttaataTCTTTTAAATTCAACtcgttgaatttattttctcaaaaagtaattatcataaattcaactccttgaatttactatatcataatataaattcaactccttgaatttattctctcaacgggaacaaacgatccagtgcttgtgtgaccctcaatggttcagggatactgctagccgtgagttcacaactctttgtgattcaggacataatcctttattcgggcttactctagttagccccattcttttcatcaacactttgatcaagaatgtcagaactcatttctgattgcacccatcggatcatggtaagagcgtctagtagcatcgccccatgatctcctaggtatcactgatagtgcctgcaagaaccagtcgattatgattaacatacagtacggtcccttcatctcatatatcccgatcgaatctgcaaccattggttcatcgagggttgcatattaattcgataactatgtgataactataatagtggcattgCGTGTACTATTgaagaactccttctccaacgtacatctcgtactctggccagagattccatgcactattatttcatcagatcacacaggatatccacacccgcaggtgagcagtgaatccccgactacaatgcactggctcctatatgtgtcgcaactgtacccaacctcgccacctgatg
Encoded here:
- the LOC140835739 gene encoding uncharacterized protein; the encoded protein is MKITQSFTSVAYPQANGQTEVVNRIIVQALKARLQGKRKDWVEELPSVLWAYRTTPRAPTQETPFSLVYGSEAVLPVEIGKVSSRVESYPNQNDQSRAMELDLVEEKRDRVTIRMEVYKNRVMKSYNRRVRIRDFQVGDLVMKKVNPVGDVGKLEARWEGPYKITRRVSSGSFYLEDAQGRSLKRLWNVFKLKQYYS